The Cloacibacterium sp. TD35 region CACAGAAATTCTTTCAGATGAAGATCTTAATAGAAATAATTCTGCCCTTATAGAACAATCCCTCTCTACCATTTCGGGAGTTCAAGTAGATAAAAGAACAAACATCGGTGGGCAGAGAATTGTCATCAGAGGATTCGGAAATGACCAAAAATTTAATAATTGGGGCGTAAAGGTCTATTGGAACAATATGCCATTAACCAATGCAGAAGGAATTACCCTATTAGATGATGTAGATTTCTCTTATGTCAATAATATTGAAGTGATAAAAGGCCCTGCTTCTACCTTTTATGGAGGAGGAATTGGTGGAACCGTAAGATTTTATTCCCGAACTCAATACACGAAAGGAACTTCTATTGCTCAAAATACCATGTTGGGTTCTCATAAATATTTTCAGTCGATAACACAGCTTAATACGTCTGATGTTAATTATTCTTTGAATGTAAATTACGGTCACATAGAAACTGACGGTTACAGACCAAGTGGAAATGGCTTGAAAAATTTCGTCAATATCAATGGGGAATATAAGCTAAACCCGAAACAGCGCATAACCTTATTTGCAAGTCAAGGTTATTCCCACGAAAAAGTGTCAGGACAAATTTCCTATAACGATTACTATGCAGGAATTGATGACGGAAATCCTTCGTACATTATCAAAGGTTCTGGCAGTAAAATTCACTCTACAAGAGTGGGATTAGGTCACATTTGGGAAATTTCTAAGCACTTCAAAAATTCTACAACTGTTTTCTATTCTTCAATCAATCAAGACCGAATTGCAGACAAAGCTTTCGAGGTTTCTAGCAGTCCCAATGTAGGCTTCAGAACAGTATTCCAACACAATCATCAGTGGGGTAGTTTTATCAATCAATTAGATTTTGGAGCAGAAGTTCAAAATTCTCGCTCACAGATTTCTAATTATCGTTTTACAGGAACCAATCTCAATAATCCGCTAGAAATGTCACCTATTTCTAAAGGTTCTTATTTTAAGTATAACAATAACCAAAGCAATTATTTCGCAATCGAAAGACTCACTTACAAACCGTGGGATATTACCATTTTGGCGGGAGTAAGTTTGAACAGAATAAATTATGACAGAGAAGATCTTTTGGCTTTTGGCGGTTTAATTCCTGGCTATAATAAAGATTTATCTTTCAGTAAAGATTATAAAGCTGTGGCAACTCCTCATTTAGCGGTTCAAAAAAAATGGAAGAATCAGATTTTTAATTTGAGTTACAGCGAAGGTTATAATGCACCTACAGCTTCTACTTCTTTTGTTTCTGGCGGAACCATTAACACCGTAAATGATGATTTAGAAGCAGAAAAAGCGAAAATGTGGGATTTCAGTGTGCATGGTTTATTGATGAAAACCAAATTTGATTATCAAATTTCATTGTTTAATATCAATGTAAATAATAAACTCACACAGTTAAACGGAACAGATTCTGGCAATAATGTGTACAGTTATTGGGCTAATACTGGGAATCAAAAAAACAAAGGTTTAGAGCTCAGTTTAGGATACAATTATACCAATGAAAATGCTTTTATTTCTAAAATCACCCCTTTTATTAATTATTCACACTATAATTTTAAATACACTGATTTTGTAAATAGCGGAACCGATTTTTCGGGTAAAAAAGTAGTAGGAATTCCAGATGATAAATATGCTATCGGAATTGATTTCAATACTAAATATGGAATTTATTTGAATAATACTTTCAATTATTTAGGCAAAGTTTATTCGGATTTTGCAAACGAAAATTTGGTTAAGGATTATTCATTACTGAACATGAAATTAGGATATAAAAAGACATTCGGGAAATATGATGTAGATGTTTTTGCCATCGGAAATAATCTTACGAATCAAAAAAACTATACTTTTTTATTTGTAGGAAATAATACGAATGATAACAAAGCAACTAGTTTGCTTAACTATGCAGATGTAAATCCTGGGCCTAAAAAAGCTTACTTCTTTTTCGGGTTAAATATAAAATATCATTTATAAATTAAAAAACCACTTCTAAAAGTGGTTTTTTAATTATTAGTTCAATTTTTATTCAACAAATGTGATTATTTTTGTAGAAAATCATCTGTAATGAAAAAAATATTTTCGGGTTTCGCTATTTTTCTGTTTTCTCTCTTTTTTGCTCAACACAACCTTGCAGTAGACACTGCACAAGTTATTACTCCTAATAGATTCAATTCTGCAGAAGCAGTAGAAAAACCATATCTTATTTTTATTTCTGCAGACGGTTACAGATTTGATTACACCGAAAAATATAATGCTCAAAATCTCCAAAAATTTTCAAATGAAGGCGTAAAAGCAAAAGCTATGTTGCCAAGTTACCCAAGCATCACTTTCCCGAATCATTGGTCTATTATTACAGGTTTATATCCTTCTCATCATGGTTTGGTAGATAATTTTTTCTATGATTACACCAGAAAAGAAGCTTATGCGATGAATAAAAAAGAAAATGCAGAAGATGGTTTTTGGTACGGCGGAATTCCGCTTTGGAGTTTGGCAGAGCAACAAGGGATGGTTACCGCTTCTCTACAGTGGGTAGGCTCTGCAAGTGATGCTGGCAAAACCAGACCCACTTACTATTATCACTACCACGAAAAATTTTCACCAGAAGAAAAAATTAATAAAGTAGTAAATTGGTTAAAATTACCAGAAAATGTTCGTCCGCATTTTATTTCACTGTATTTTCCCGAGGTAGATGGAGCCGGTCATCGATTTGGACCAGAGTCTCCAGAAGCCGAAAAATCTGTACAATTGGTAGACAACACCATCGGAAATTTGGTAAATAAAGTGAATGAATTGGGTTTGAAAAACGTAAATTTCATCTTCGTTTCAGACCACGGAATGATTAAAGTTGATAAAGAAAATCCGCTTTCTATTCCAGAAATACTTCTGAATAAAGAAAAATTTGATATTTATAATTCTCAAACTTTACTCAGAGTGGTTGTTAAAAATCCAGATGAGGTAAAATTAGCATATCGTGAATTGAAAAACTCAAAAACAGAAGATTATCAAGTGTTTTTGACCAAAAAATTCCCGAAAGAATTGCATTATGGAACGAAAGATGATAAGTATAACCGCATCGGTCAAATTTTATTAGTGCCAAATGCACCCAAAATATTTTTAGAAAAAGGAAAAACCACTTCTTCAGGAAAACATGGTTACAATCCTAGAAAAACACCAGAAATGAAAGCTGCTTTTTATGCCTGGGGAAATGTTTTCAGAAGTCATGAAGTAATTGATGAATTCCAGAATGTGAGTGTCTATCCTTTGGTTGCAGAAATTCTTGGGTTAAAAATTTCAGAACCTATTGACGGGAAACTTTCAGAGGTTAAAAAAGCCTTGAAATAGATTTTATTCAAATTCTTCAAAAGGAATTTTGAGCTGTACAGAAATTTGTTTTTTCTCTTCTGTGTTGAGGTTAGAAAGCGATAAGCCTAACAAACGAATAGCTTTATTATAAGGTCTTAGTTCCCAAAGTTTCTGAGCAGTTTCGTAGAAATCTTCAGCGTTTTCATAGTAAACTTCTTGTGTTTTGCTTCGGGTGTATTGAGAAAAATCCTTGTATTTTATTTTTAAAGTCAATGTTTTACCCTTAATTTCCCTTTTAGAAAGCCTAGATTCTAATTCTTCGCTTAGCGATTTGAGTTTTTGCTGGAGTTCTTCATCTTCGTTGATATCATCCCAAAAAGTATGTTCTACACCTACACTTTTTTGAATTCGGTGAGGTTTTACTTCTCCGTGATGAATTCCACGAACCACATTATAGTAGTAAATTCCAGATTTTCCGAAAAGTCTTGCTAGTTCTTCCAGAGATTTTGCCTTCAGATCTTTGCCTTTGAAAATCTGTAAACTGTACATTTTATTAGCGGTAACTTTTCCTATTCCGTAGAATTTTTCAATCGGAAGTTCTTCTAAAAAGTCTAAAATCTGAGTAGGATGAATGGTTTTTTGTCCGTTGGGTTTATTGATATCCGAAGCTACTTTGGCCAAAAATTTATTCACCGAAATTCCCGCAGAAGCAGTGAGCCCTGTTTCATCAAAAATTTTTTGACGAATTTTTCTTGCAATCTCATTGGCAGACTCTATATTTTTCTTGTTTTCGGTAACGTCTAGATAGGCTTCGTCTAGAGAAAGCGGCTCTACCAAATCGGTATATTCATGAAAAATCTCTCTGATTTTCTGTGAAATTTCTTTGTAACGATGAAATCTTGGCTTTACAAAAATAAGATGCGGACATTTTTCTTTGGCAATTTTGCTCGACATGGCAGAACGAACGCCAAATTTTCGGGCTTCGTAACTTGCAGCAGCTACTACACCTCTGTGTTCACCGCCTACTGCAATGGGTTTTCCTTTGAGTTCAGGCTGGTCGTGCTGTTCCACAGAAGCGTAAAACGCATCCATATCTACATGTATGATTTTTCTCTGCGGGATTTGCATACACAAAGATAAGGAATTGGGATTTTTAGAATGAACAAAAAAAAACACCTCGAAAATCGAGGTGCTTCCTATGAAAAATATTTAGATTAGGTATAGTTATCTTTCCTCCTGAGAAGGAAATAGGCTACTTTAAAGGCAACTAATCTAAATGTATTCATTTTTTTCATTTTTACTATGAAACAAAATTAAGATGAGCTGAGCTCAGTGTTTTTACAGAATTTTATTTTTACGTTATAGAATTTTCATAAAAAAACGCTTCAATATTTTGAAGCGTTTGAATATTTTGAATTGAAAACGGTTATTGATAATTTTTCACCAAGCCTTTTACAATTTTAATCACATTTGGCATTGCTTTATTAGCCGCTTGTAAAACTTCTTCGTGAGAAACGGTGAAAGCGATTTCTGGTCCGCCAACATCCGTGATGATAGAAATACCGAAACAATCCATTCCCATGTGTTTCGCTACAATCACTTCTGGAACGGTACTCATACCTACTGCATCTCCTCCAATTGCTCTTACCATTCCGTATTCTGCAGGTGTTTCGAAAGTAGGGCCTTGAAGCGCAAGGTAACAACCTTTGTGCACTTTAATACCTAAGTTTTGTGCTGTTTCTTCTGCTACTGCAATCATTTTTCGGTTGTAAGGCTCACTCATATCTACGAATCTTGGTCCCAGTTCATCAATATTTTTACCACGAAGCGGATGTTCAGGCATCATATTGATATGGTCTTCGATAATCATAATATCTGCTACTCTAAAATTAGGATTTACCCCGCCAGAAGCATTAGATACGATTAAATTCTGAATTCCCAACAATTTAAAAACTCTGAAAGGAAAAGTTACTGTTTCCATAGAATGACCTTCGTAGTAGTGAAATCTACCACTCATCATCAATACTTTTTTGCCTTCTAAAATTCCGTAAATCAATTTTCCACCATGACCTACCACTGTAGTTTGTGGGAAATTAGGAATTTCGTGATATTCTAAAGTGTGAATAGCCTCTACTTCTTTTTGTAATTTGCCTAAACCAGAACCCAAAACGATCGCAAAATCAGGAGTTTCTTGAATAATATTTTGGATGAATTCGGCGGTTTGTTTAATTTTTTCTAACATAATCTTGAATGATTTGATTAAATTCTTCTGCGCGGTCTATTTCTACATTAATCGGCCAATAGTATAATTTTTCTCTTAAATAATCGAAACCTTTTAAGCGAACATAATCTTTTTCTGTAGTCAGAATCAGTCTATATTCTCCAAGTTTTTCGTATTCTTTTTTGATGAGAGAAATATCTTCTGTACTGAAACTGTGATGATCCTTGAATCGTAAGTGTTTTACATTTGAGCTGTATCTTTTTACTTCTTCCACAAAGGTTTTTGGGTTGGCAATTCCTGTAATCAGGAGAATGTCATAATAACTCATGTTGTTATCTGGAAGTTTCAATTTTGGGTCAAAACAAAAAATTTCTTCATCATAATTGATGGTTGAGAAGAACACTTTTTGATAATATCTGGGTTTAATTCTAGAAATATAGAATTGTTTTTTTTCTTCGGTGATATTTTCTGGACACTTGGTCACTACAATAATGTTAGCACGTTTTGCTCCACGTCTTGATTCTCTAAGATTGCCAGCAGGCAAAACAAAATCTTTGAAATATGGGTCATTATAATCTGTCAACAGAATATTAAAACCTGGTTTTATTCTACGGTGTTGGTAGCTATCATCTAGCAAAAGAACATCTAGATCCATATCTTCGATGATTTTTTTTGCCCCAAAAACACGGTCTTCACAAACTCCGATGGCAAATCTATTTTTAAATCTTTCGAAGAGTTGCATAGCCTCGTCTCCCACCATTTTAAAATTACTGTCGTAATTTACAATACCATAACCTTTGGTTTTTCTTCCGTAACCACGAGATAGAACGCCTGTTCTAAAATTTTTTGCAAGATAATCTGCCAAATACATTACCATAGGTGATTTTCCACTGCCACCTACAGATAGATTTCCTACGCCAATCATAGGAGTTTTAAATTTCGTAGAAGAAAAAATTCCCCAATCGTACATTCTGTTTCTAAGGGCAGTAACAAAATGATAAACCAAGGAAAATGGGTAGAGATACCATCTTTTCATGCAATAAATTTTCTTTCTGACGATTGAAATTCGCCATTTAATCAGGGGGCAAATTTACGAAATTTTTAAAGATTTTTTTTGTCTAATTCATCGACTTATTAACATTGAGAAGTCTAGACTGCTTTAAGTATTTAGAAAAAATTAACTTTCATCATCTTTTCTTATCTTTGTGCTTACATATATACATTATGATTTTATCAATGACAGGCTTCGGAAGAGCCGAAGGTATTTTTGAAGGAAAAAAAATTAGCATCGAACTTAAATCGCTTAACAGTAAATCATTTGACTTAAATCTGAGAATTCCACTTCGTTACAAAGAAAAAGAATTCGAAGTAAGAAAATTGTTAAATGATACCATTCTCAGAGGAAAAGTAGACTGCTATATCAATTGCGAAACCATCGATGATTGCAATGATGTAAAAATCAATCAAGACATTGTAAAAGCATACATGAATCAGCTGCGTGAGATTTCTCCCAATGCAGAAGAGTTCGAATACCTGAAAATGGCTATCAGAATGCCTGAAGCAATTAACGGGAAACCAGCAGAATTAAATGAAGAAGAGTGGAAATCTTTGGAAAATTTGATTAAAGAAGCTTTAGCAAAATTTGTAGATTTCAGAAAGACGGAAGGTGCAATTTTACACGAAGAACTGGCTAAAAATCTTAAAAATATTGAAGAAAATCTTCTCAAAGTCATTCCTTACGAAGACGAAAGAATGGTAGCGGTAAAAGAACGTTATCAGAATACTTTGAAAGAATTTGAAAACGTAGATGAGACCAGATTCTATCAAGAACTGGCTTATTACACTGAAAAATTAGACATTTCTGAAGAAAAAGTACGTTTAACTCAGCATCTAAAATATTATTTAGAAGTGATGCAAAGCGAAAACTTCAACGGAAAAAAACTAGGGTTTATTTCTCAAGAAATCGGCAGAGAAATCAATACATTAGGTTCTAAAGCCAATCACCACGAAATCCAAAAACTGGTAGTGATGATGAAAGACGATTTAGAAAAAATTAAAGAACAAACGTTAAACGTATTGTAATGATGAGTTATAAGTCATGAGTTATAAGTTGTTTTTTAGTCTCTAAATAACTCATCATTCATAATTCATCACTCATAACTATTAAAAATGAACAAAGTAATTATATTTTCAGCACCTTCAGGAAGTGGTAAAACCACTTTGGTAAAATATTGTTTAGGTGTTTTTCCTGAACTTCAATTTTCCATTTCAGCTACAACCAGAGCATTGAGAGGTGAAGAAATTCACGGGAAAGACTATTTTTTTCTTTCAGTAGAAGAATTTAAAAAACTGATTGCAGAAAATGCTTTTGTAGAATACGAAGAAGTTTATCAGGATAAATTCTACGGAACTCTAAAATCTGAAGTAGAAAGGATTTGGCAAGAAGGAAAAGTGGTCATCTTCGATGTAGATGTAAAAGGTGGCGTAAACCTGAAGAAAAATTTTGGTGAAAATGCCCTTTCTATTTTTATTGCACCGCCTTCTATAGACGAATTGGAACGAAGATTGATATCTAGAGCTACAGATGATTTGGAAACCATCAAAACCAGAGTAGCAAAAGCCAAAGAAGAAATGACGTATGCTGAAGAATTTGACCAAATTATCATTAATGATGATTTAGAAACCGCTCAGAAAGAAATTGAGCGAATTGTAAGAAATTTTATTGAAGAATAAAACCAACACCAAATACGATTACCAAATGGAACAAGCATTAGATATAGCAAAAAATAACCTTCCTGTGAAAGGATTTTTGGACCTAAAAGATATTCAAATTCCGCAAGGTCAAGATTTAATTGATGCGATTTTAAAGCTCAAAAAAGAAAAAAATGCCGTGATTTTAGCGCATTATTATCAGCCGGGTGAGATTCAAGATATTGCAGATTACTTAGGAGATTCCTTACAATTAGCAAGAGCTGCAAAAGATACAGATGCTGATATGATTGCTTTTTGTGGGGTGCATTTTATGGCTGAAGCGGCAAAAATCCTTAATCCTACTAAAAAAGTAGTTCTTCCAGATACTTTGGCAGGTTGTTCACTTGCGGATGGTTGCAGTGGAGAAGGTCTTAGAAAAATGCGTGAACAGCATCCTGGAGCTTTGGTGGCTACTTATATCAATTGTAATGCAGAAACCAAGGCAGAATCTGATATTATTGTTACCAGTTCAAATGCAGAAACCATTATCAATGCATTGCCAAAAGACAAACCGATTATCTTTGCGCCAGATAAAAACTTGGGAAGATATTTGATGAAAAAAACAGGAAGAGACATGATTTTGTGGGACGGAAGCTGCATCGTTCACGAAGCATTTTCTATGGAAAGAATTGCGAAACAATTGGCAGAAAATCCTGATGCTAAATTGATTGCACACCCAGAATCAGAAACTCCAGTGTTAGAGTTGGCGCATTTTGTTGGTTCTACTTCAGCTTTGCTAAATTATGTAGAAAAAGATGATTGTCAGAAATTTATCATCGCTACAGAAGAAGGAATTCTTCACGAAATGAAAAAGCGCGCTCCTCATAAAGAATTGATTCCAGCTTTGGTTTTTGACGAAAGTTGCAACTGTTCAGAATGTTTCTTCATGAAGAGAAATACACTAGAAAAGTTGTATTTATGCATGAAATATGAATTGCCAGAGATTACTATGGACGAAGAACTTCGCTTAAAAGCTTTGAAACCCATCGAAGCCATGCTTGAGTTGAGTAAAACGATAAAGTAATTTGAAAATGAAACAAATATTAATATTTCTTTCTCTATTTTTATTGAATAGTTTATTTGGACAGAAATCTCAAATCGAGAAAAATTTAGAAATTCAGATACATGAATTTGGAAGTTTTAATCAAAAAAGTGATTTTAAAAATTCAGTTAATTATTTACATCAAAATGTAATTAAATTATATGGAGGAAAGGAGAATTTTATTAAAAATTCATTAAAGTCTCTAGAAGAATATAAGAAAGCAGGATTTTTCTTTGATAGGTTTTACTATACCGATTTTTCACCAATATTAAAATATAAAGGAGAATTGCAAACTGCTGTTGTACAAAATATGGTTGTAAAAACAAAAAATGGAAAGTTTTTATCAAGGAATTCTATCATTGCTATATCAAATGATGGTGGAAGAATATGGAAATTTATAGGTGTAACTCAAGAAAATGTTGATAAAATAAAAAAAGTTCTCCCTAATTTAAGCCCCTCTATTAAATTAATAAATGAATTGCCAACAAAAATTGATTAGTTCTAAAATCCTTTTAGAAGATATTAAAATCTACGCATATCACGGTGTTTTGCCAGAAGAGAAAATTCTGGGAACATATTACATTGTCAATGCAGAGATTGTAGCAGATATCACCAAAGCTGCTGAGACAGATGACTTGAATGATACCATTAATTATGCTTTGATTAACGATATTATTCATGCAGAGATGAAAATTCCTTCACAATTATTAGAACATGTAGCTGGAAGAATTATCAAAAAAATAAAATCCGAATTTGCTCAAGTTCAAAAGGTTAAAGTAAAAATTACCAAAATCAAACCGCCAATGAAAGGCGAGATGAAAGGCGTAAGTGTAGAATTTGAAGAAAATTTTTAAAAAATCTATTTCTAAAATTTTTAAAAATCTGAAAAATCCCTATATTTGCACTCCGAAACACATGGTACTTTGGCCGAGCGGCTAGGCAGTGGTCTGCAACACCATCTACAGCGGTTCGAATCCGCTAGGTACCTCAAAATCCTGAAATTTTATAATTTCAGGATTTTTTTTATGAAATTATTCTAAGATTCTATACTTTTTTCTTTTTACTTTTTCCTTGGCTCTTAAAAAGTATTATCTTTACTTTAATGTTTATAATTTTACTTTCCATTATCATTATTATTCCTGTTTTAGCAGGTTTTGGCGAGATTTTTCAAAGACTTTTCGGGAAAATCTGGTCAGGACTTTCTGCTCAGTTTTTTTTAGGAATATTTTTCTTGGCAATGATTTGGCAAGTTCTTGCGTTTTTTATTCCGCTGAATATTTGGGTAGAAAGTATAAGTTTAGGAATAGGAATTTTGGCTTTTTTTTATTTTAAAAGCTACCAAAATTTTACTTCATTTACTAAAAATGAAATTTTAAAAATATCATTACTTATCATAATTATCACATT contains the following coding sequences:
- a CDS encoding TonB-dependent receptor; amino-acid sequence: MKKTLWCMALIASNLSLAQEQKADKNIEQITLKARKKVNQERNEFSKNAQATEILSDEDLNRNNSALIEQSLSTISGVQVDKRTNIGGQRIVIRGFGNDQKFNNWGVKVYWNNMPLTNAEGITLLDDVDFSYVNNIEVIKGPASTFYGGGIGGTVRFYSRTQYTKGTSIAQNTMLGSHKYFQSITQLNTSDVNYSLNVNYGHIETDGYRPSGNGLKNFVNINGEYKLNPKQRITLFASQGYSHEKVSGQISYNDYYAGIDDGNPSYIIKGSGSKIHSTRVGLGHIWEISKHFKNSTTVFYSSINQDRIADKAFEVSSSPNVGFRTVFQHNHQWGSFINQLDFGAEVQNSRSQISNYRFTGTNLNNPLEMSPISKGSYFKYNNNQSNYFAIERLTYKPWDITILAGVSLNRINYDREDLLAFGGLIPGYNKDLSFSKDYKAVATPHLAVQKKWKNQIFNLSYSEGYNAPTASTSFVSGGTINTVNDDLEAEKAKMWDFSVHGLLMKTKFDYQISLFNINVNNKLTQLNGTDSGNNVYSYWANTGNQKNKGLELSLGYNYTNENAFISKITPFINYSHYNFKYTDFVNSGTDFSGKKVVGIPDDKYAIGIDFNTKYGIYLNNTFNYLGKVYSDFANENLVKDYSLLNMKLGYKKTFGKYDVDVFAIGNNLTNQKNYTFLFVGNNTNDNKATSLLNYADVNPGPKKAYFFFGLNIKYHL
- the folB gene encoding dihydroneopterin aldolase, which encodes MSSKILLEDIKIYAYHGVLPEEKILGTYYIVNAEIVADITKAAETDDLNDTINYALINDIIHAEMKIPSQLLEHVAGRIIKKIKSEFAQVQKVKVKITKIKPPMKGEMKGVSVEFEENF
- a CDS encoding alkaline phosphatase family protein, with product MKKIFSGFAIFLFSLFFAQHNLAVDTAQVITPNRFNSAEAVEKPYLIFISADGYRFDYTEKYNAQNLQKFSNEGVKAKAMLPSYPSITFPNHWSIITGLYPSHHGLVDNFFYDYTRKEAYAMNKKENAEDGFWYGGIPLWSLAEQQGMVTASLQWVGSASDAGKTRPTYYYHYHEKFSPEEKINKVVNWLKLPENVRPHFISLYFPEVDGAGHRFGPESPEAEKSVQLVDNTIGNLVNKVNELGLKNVNFIFVSDHGMIKVDKENPLSIPEILLNKEKFDIYNSQTLLRVVVKNPDEVKLAYRELKNSKTEDYQVFLTKKFPKELHYGTKDDKYNRIGQILLVPNAPKIFLEKGKTTSSGKHGYNPRKTPEMKAAFYAWGNVFRSHEVIDEFQNVSVYPLVAEILGLKISEPIDGKLSEVKKALK
- the nadA gene encoding quinolinate synthase NadA — encoded protein: MEQALDIAKNNLPVKGFLDLKDIQIPQGQDLIDAILKLKKEKNAVILAHYYQPGEIQDIADYLGDSLQLARAAKDTDADMIAFCGVHFMAEAAKILNPTKKVVLPDTLAGCSLADGCSGEGLRKMREQHPGALVATYINCNAETKAESDIIVTSSNAETIINALPKDKPIIFAPDKNLGRYLMKKTGRDMILWDGSCIVHEAFSMERIAKQLAENPDAKLIAHPESETPVLELAHFVGSTSALLNYVEKDDCQKFIIATEEGILHEMKKRAPHKELIPALVFDESCNCSECFFMKRNTLEKLYLCMKYELPEITMDEELRLKALKPIEAMLELSKTIK
- the gmk gene encoding guanylate kinase, coding for MNKVIIFSAPSGSGKTTLVKYCLGVFPELQFSISATTRALRGEEIHGKDYFFLSVEEFKKLIAENAFVEYEEVYQDKFYGTLKSEVERIWQEGKVVIFDVDVKGGVNLKKNFGENALSIFIAPPSIDELERRLISRATDDLETIKTRVAKAKEEMTYAEEFDQIIINDDLETAQKEIERIVRNFIEE
- the dinB gene encoding DNA polymerase IV, whose amino-acid sequence is MQIPQRKIIHVDMDAFYASVEQHDQPELKGKPIAVGGEHRGVVAAASYEARKFGVRSAMSSKIAKEKCPHLIFVKPRFHRYKEISQKIREIFHEYTDLVEPLSLDEAYLDVTENKKNIESANEIARKIRQKIFDETGLTASAGISVNKFLAKVASDINKPNGQKTIHPTQILDFLEELPIEKFYGIGKVTANKMYSLQIFKGKDLKAKSLEELARLFGKSGIYYYNVVRGIHHGEVKPHRIQKSVGVEHTFWDDINEDEELQQKLKSLSEELESRLSKREIKGKTLTLKIKYKDFSQYTRSKTQEVYYENAEDFYETAQKLWELRPYNKAIRLLGLSLSNLNTEEKKQISVQLKIPFEEFE
- a CDS encoding purine-nucleoside phosphorylase; translated protein: MLEKIKQTAEFIQNIIQETPDFAIVLGSGLGKLQKEVEAIHTLEYHEIPNFPQTTVVGHGGKLIYGILEGKKVLMMSGRFHYYEGHSMETVTFPFRVFKLLGIQNLIVSNASGGVNPNFRVADIMIIEDHINMMPEHPLRGKNIDELGPRFVDMSEPYNRKMIAVAEETAQNLGIKVHKGCYLALQGPTFETPAEYGMVRAIGGDAVGMSTVPEVIVAKHMGMDCFGISIITDVGGPEIAFTVSHEEVLQAANKAMPNVIKIVKGLVKNYQ
- the lpxK gene encoding tetraacyldisaccharide 4'-kinase — protein: MKRWYLYPFSLVYHFVTALRNRMYDWGIFSSTKFKTPMIGVGNLSVGGSGKSPMVMYLADYLAKNFRTGVLSRGYGRKTKGYGIVNYDSNFKMVGDEAMQLFERFKNRFAIGVCEDRVFGAKKIIEDMDLDVLLLDDSYQHRRIKPGFNILLTDYNDPYFKDFVLPAGNLRESRRGAKRANIIVVTKCPENITEEKKQFYISRIKPRYYQKVFFSTINYDEEIFCFDPKLKLPDNNMSYYDILLITGIANPKTFVEEVKRYSSNVKHLRFKDHHSFSTEDISLIKKEYEKLGEYRLILTTEKDYVRLKGFDYLREKLYYWPINVEIDRAEEFNQIIQDYVRKN
- a CDS encoding YicC/YloC family endoribonuclease, coding for MILSMTGFGRAEGIFEGKKISIELKSLNSKSFDLNLRIPLRYKEKEFEVRKLLNDTILRGKVDCYINCETIDDCNDVKINQDIVKAYMNQLREISPNAEEFEYLKMAIRMPEAINGKPAELNEEEWKSLENLIKEALAKFVDFRKTEGAILHEELAKNLKNIEENLLKVIPYEDERMVAVKERYQNTLKEFENVDETRFYQELAYYTEKLDISEEKVRLTQHLKYYLEVMQSENFNGKKLGFISQEIGREINTLGSKANHHEIQKLVVMMKDDLEKIKEQTLNVL